A genomic region of Candidatus Binatus sp. contains the following coding sequences:
- a CDS encoding CarD family transcriptional regulator: protein MNLPFKKGEKVVYPAHGVAVIEDIQMRVISGTERRFYMLRILGTEKMTIMIPTENVESVGLRRVIGKDMVEKIYRILRQRKVEVDTQTWNRRYREYTEKIKTGSPLEIAKVLRDLLVLKSDKELSFGERKMLDTARSLLVKELSIAKAHPEEKIMEELKVIFAN from the coding sequence ATGAATTTGCCGTTCAAGAAGGGTGAAAAAGTGGTCTATCCCGCCCATGGGGTAGCCGTGATTGAAGACATCCAGATGCGGGTTATCTCCGGGACGGAGCGACGTTTCTACATGCTCCGAATCCTCGGCACCGAGAAGATGACCATCATGATCCCGACCGAAAACGTCGAGTCGGTCGGGCTTCGGCGCGTTATCGGAAAGGATATGGTGGAAAAAATTTACCGTATCCTGCGCCAGCGCAAGGTCGAGGTCGATACGCAAACCTGGAACCGCCGCTATCGCGAATATACGGAGAAGATCAAGACTGGTTCTCCGCTGGAAATCGCCAAGGTGCTGCGCGACCTGTTGGTGCTCAAGAGCGACAAGGAGTTGTCGTTCGGCGAGCGCAAGATGCTCGACACGGCGCGATCCTTGCTCGTCAAGGAATTGTCGATTGCCAAGGCGCATCCGGAAGAGAAAATCATGGAAGAACTGAAGGTGATCTTCGCGAATTAG
- the ispD gene encoding 2-C-methyl-D-erythritol 4-phosphate cytidylyltransferase, translated as MANNPARGDFLGHGRKLKASAIIVAAGSGVRLGPGVPKAFVKIGGRTMLSYSLGAVGQVSAIGEVVITVPEGFESAARAEAAAAGLGVPVKITPGGIERQDSVRIALGLTSSESELVIVHDAARPLARPAIFEACMAAAARAGGAIAAIPVADTLKRVADSGSAIVETVGRAGLWQAQTPQAFRRAVLVAAHQRAVNEGIVATDDADLVERTGVRVEVVEGSTANIKITTPSDLAIAEAIIAAGMAQ; from the coding sequence GTGGCGAATAATCCTGCACGCGGCGATTTCCTCGGGCACGGCCGTAAATTGAAAGCCTCGGCGATCATCGTTGCGGCGGGCAGCGGCGTGCGGCTTGGGCCGGGCGTGCCCAAGGCGTTCGTGAAGATCGGCGGCCGCACGATGCTCTCGTATTCGCTCGGCGCCGTCGGACAAGTCAGTGCGATCGGCGAAGTTGTGATAACAGTGCCCGAGGGATTCGAAAGCGCGGCGCGCGCCGAAGCCGCGGCGGCCGGGCTTGGCGTGCCGGTCAAGATTACGCCGGGCGGTATCGAGCGGCAGGATTCGGTTCGAATCGCGCTCGGGCTGACCAGCTCAGAGAGCGAGCTGGTGATCGTGCACGACGCGGCGCGTCCGCTGGCACGGCCTGCAATCTTCGAGGCGTGCATGGCGGCAGCGGCGCGGGCCGGCGGTGCGATCGCGGCGATCCCGGTGGCCGATACGTTGAAGCGCGTCGCGGACAGCGGCAGCGCGATCGTAGAGACCGTCGGGCGGGCCGGGCTATGGCAAGCGCAAACTCCGCAGGCATTTCGCCGCGCGGTGCTGGTCGCGGCGCATCAGCGCGCAGTCAACGAGGGAATCGTCGCGACCGATGACGCGGACCTGGTCGAGCGGACGGGAGTTCGCGTCGAAGTGGTCGAAGGCTCGACCGCGAACATCAAGATCACGACACCATCCGATCTCGCGATCGCCGAGGCAATCATCGCCGCTGGGATGGCGCAGTAG
- the bioB gene encoding biotin synthase BioB: protein MLKFEEIDLDRMAEEVLAGKEIARETAAAILNCPDHRLADLLAATSAVREAAFGRRVKICMLRNAQSGICAEDCSYCSQSRISKADIPVYKMQSAAKLIEGARIAVESGARRYCMVCSMRGPARNDVEHLGEACDRIRAELPGLELCLSIGLMNRGQAGELKSAGAGWINHNLNTSRRFYPEICTTHTWDDRVETLGNVRAAGLSTCSGGIIGMGETDDDIIDLAYSTRRLAIDSVPLNFLHPIKGTPLESRRALTPEKCLKAACLFRILNPRSEVRAAGGRELNVGARQAELFSAVNSIFVNGYLTTAGWDWSRTRELIERAGYEPEPM, encoded by the coding sequence GACCGCCGCGGCAATCCTGAATTGCCCCGACCATCGGCTGGCTGATTTGCTCGCCGCGACGAGCGCCGTGCGCGAGGCCGCATTCGGCCGCCGGGTGAAGATTTGCATGCTGCGCAATGCGCAAAGCGGCATCTGCGCCGAGGATTGCAGCTATTGCTCGCAATCGCGCATCTCGAAAGCCGATATCCCGGTTTACAAGATGCAGAGCGCCGCCAAATTGATCGAGGGCGCACGAATCGCGGTCGAGAGCGGCGCGCGCCGCTACTGCATGGTCTGCAGCATGCGCGGTCCGGCGCGCAATGATGTCGAGCATCTCGGCGAGGCGTGCGATCGAATCCGCGCCGAGTTGCCGGGGCTGGAGCTGTGCCTGTCGATCGGCCTGATGAACCGCGGGCAGGCGGGCGAGCTCAAGAGCGCGGGCGCGGGATGGATAAATCACAACCTCAACACCAGCCGCCGCTTCTATCCGGAAATTTGCACGACGCACACCTGGGACGATCGGGTAGAGACTCTCGGCAACGTGCGCGCAGCGGGATTATCGACTTGCTCGGGAGGAATCATCGGGATGGGCGAGACCGACGATGACATAATCGATCTCGCCTACTCGACGCGGCGCCTCGCGATCGATTCGGTGCCGCTGAATTTTCTGCATCCGATAAAGGGCACCCCGCTCGAGTCCAGGCGCGCGCTCACGCCCGAGAAGTGTCTCAAGGCCGCGTGCCTGTTCCGCATCCTCAATCCGCGCAGCGAGGTCCGCGCGGCGGGCGGCCGTGAACTCAATGTTGGCGCGCGCCAAGCCGAATTGTTCAGCGCGGTGAATTCGATTTTCGTCAACGGCTACCTGACCACCGCGGGATGGGACTGGTCGCGAACCCGCGAGCTGATCGAGCGGGCCGGATACGAGCCGGAGCCGATGTAG